TAGCGGACCATTTCAAAAAGCCGGGTCAGTCGCCCGATGTAAACCCCCGGAAGGCCCGCTTCCTCCAGGTAGCGCTCGAATTCCCTCGGAGTCATGGCCTGATGACGCTGTAAACCACGCCGCTCTCTCAGTACCTGTACCATCTCGAAATAGCAGCTCATCACCCCTTCGTGCAGATTAGTTCCGGCTCGCAGCCTCTTGAGCGTCTTTTGAGCTTCACGGGCCACAAGCTCAAGAGGACCCGTGCGGCGAGGCAGGCGACGCCAGAGGATCATGATGACTCCCAGTATCAGGGCGCTCAAACCGAAACTGACCGCGTAGACAAGCCAGCCGGGTGGGTTGGGGATGTATTCTTCAGCGGAGACAAAAGACAGGTCTGTTCTCGGGGCCATCAAGGCCCCATCCAGCAGGCCATGCAGCCTGTAAAGCCCCTGAGGCAAGGCATACACCAGTAATAAGACGCCCAGCACCGTCC
This window of the Deltaproteobacteria bacterium genome carries:
- a CDS encoding DUF4129 domain-containing protein produces the protein MPRLFLFAVFRAVFFILGILIPIFFVFGLGSRTVRQQKYMFLGTVLGVLLLVYALPQGLYRLHGLLDGALMAPRTDLSFVSAEEYIPNPPGWLVYAVSFGLSALILGVIMILWRRLPRRTGPLELVAREAQKTLKRLRAGTNLHEGVMSCYFEMVQVLRERRGLQRHQAMTPREFERYLEEAGLPGVYIGRLTRLFEMVRYGSKNLGEPEKHEAIDCLTAIIRACEGAL